The genomic DNA GGGAAGTAGCTCCCATTATTTTAATACTACTTTTTTCGCGCCAAAATCCCATAAATTTGCTTGGCAAGAGGGATATGGAGTGTTTTCTCTAGGAAGCAAGCAACTCGAACAAGCTGTTATTTACGTGCAAAATCAGAAAACACATCATTCACAAAAAACCGCCATTGCTTATTTAGAACAAGTGGCTCACGAAGACGATCCGCCTAAATACTGGCATCAAACTTAATCTTACGCTCATGTACCTGCAAAGACTAGCG from Merismopedia glauca CCAP 1448/3 includes the following:
- the tnpA gene encoding IS200/IS605 family transposase; amino-acid sequence: MALWRLYYHLIWATKERQPLIQLELEAPLYNYIIGKADAKSCIVHAIGGIEDHVHLVVSIPPHISIADFVKNLKGSSSHYFNTTFFAPKSHKFAWQEGYGVFSLGSKQLEQAVIYVQNQKTHHSQKTAIAYLEQVAHEDDPPKYWHQT